A region from the uncultured Ilyobacter sp. genome encodes:
- a CDS encoding DEAD/DEAH box helicase, producing the protein MFEELKGNIERKKTGIKVEKVYFKLSFDEKGAYLDTVDEKGKILCEVESLQYDRNTREILKSIDHIRENSLFLISWDSCGDRIYLNEHPHLMELLKKSRYFVDENFENIEWSHEESNLTLKIESPEEESKKLNSFLLLKGRYKDFKFIDERTVIYNKKIYNIADIGESFINASEINSQFPKSDLENFLTVTMSYFDNLDIDYKDYTMEIGEEKKLQPQIIIEKISRDNSLYLKIGMTVSTMNYDFLSEYNISNAAIVNHMEKKIFFCDIELRNIGEAIEEVVKVLTKHQRKLKLREGYYLDGNLIIMQEKLAKEFVTKELLQMVGKYKIVGTDKLKKYRIRTVKPKLVANLQHSIDFLEGEVELEIEGEKFTIFDVLKAYKKDSYIVLSDGTNALINKKYIEKLERIFKRKDEKAKVSFFDLPLVEELIEDKLFSGEMKKSKELFMGFNSLKDYPVSVPPIKAVLREYQDYGYRWLSYLIDNKIGGCLADDMGLGKTLQAIALLSRIYETPRKPSLVAMPKSLIYNWENEIKKFNPDLNVKIYYGNNRDVNDIRESQIVLTTYGTVRNDIKTLKEMAFELVILDESQNIKNINSQTTKAVMLLNSENRVALSGTPVENNLGELYSLFRFLNPTMFGSIDEFNSFYANPIQRDNDMEVVEELRKKIYPFILRRTKKEVLKDLPDKIEKVHFVEMNDEQKKIYDERRLFYYDLIHNQIKEHGIGKSQIFILQALNELRQLASCPEMKTDGLVSSTKREILIENIREAVDNGHKILIFTNFIRSIENICEDLEKHNIKHLYMTGATKDRQSLVEKFQNDKKCKVFVMTLKTGGVGLNLTAADTIFIYDPWWNKTAEDQAVDRSHRMGQDRTVFSYKLITKGTIEEKILKLQEEKSRLFEKLISSDSASVKSLTEKDIEYILSE; encoded by the coding sequence ATGTTTGAAGAGTTAAAAGGAAATATAGAGAGAAAAAAAACTGGCATAAAGGTAGAAAAAGTATATTTTAAACTTTCCTTTGATGAAAAAGGAGCTTATTTAGATACGGTGGATGAGAAGGGTAAAATACTGTGTGAAGTAGAATCCCTGCAATATGACAGAAATACCAGAGAGATTCTTAAAAGTATAGATCATATAAGGGAAAACAGTCTCTTTTTAATATCCTGGGACAGTTGTGGAGATAGGATATATCTCAATGAACATCCGCATCTTATGGAACTTCTGAAAAAGAGCAGATATTTCGTAGATGAAAATTTTGAGAATATAGAGTGGAGTCATGAAGAGAGTAACCTGACTCTCAAAATAGAAAGCCCTGAAGAGGAAAGTAAAAAACTCAATTCTTTTTTGCTTTTGAAGGGAAGATATAAAGACTTTAAGTTTATAGATGAAAGAACGGTTATTTATAATAAAAAAATATATAATATAGCCGATATAGGGGAAAGTTTTATAAATGCGTCAGAGATCAATTCACAATTTCCTAAAAGTGACCTTGAAAATTTTCTTACAGTTACCATGTCTTATTTTGACAACCTGGATATAGATTATAAGGATTACACCATGGAAATAGGGGAAGAGAAAAAACTCCAGCCACAGATAATAATTGAAAAGATCTCTCGGGACAACAGTTTATATCTAAAGATTGGTATGACTGTCTCAACTATGAACTATGATTTTTTGAGTGAGTACAATATAAGTAACGCCGCCATTGTAAATCATATGGAGAAAAAAATATTTTTTTGTGATATAGAGCTTCGAAATATAGGGGAAGCTATAGAAGAAGTAGTGAAGGTACTCACAAAGCATCAAAGGAAACTAAAGCTAAGAGAGGGCTATTACCTAGACGGAAACCTGATAATAATGCAGGAAAAACTTGCCAAGGAATTTGTTACCAAAGAACTTCTTCAGATGGTGGGTAAGTACAAGATAGTAGGTACTGACAAGCTAAAAAAATACAGGATAAGGACTGTAAAACCAAAACTGGTGGCAAACCTTCAGCACTCTATAGACTTTCTTGAAGGAGAGGTAGAACTGGAGATAGAGGGTGAAAAGTTTACAATATTTGATGTCTTGAAGGCCTATAAAAAAGATTCATATATAGTGCTGAGTGACGGAACCAATGCCCTTATAAATAAAAAATATATTGAAAAATTAGAGAGGATTTTTAAAAGAAAGGATGAGAAGGCCAAGGTTTCTTTTTTTGACCTGCCTCTTGTGGAGGAGCTTATAGAGGATAAACTTTTTTCCGGAGAGATGAAAAAAAGTAAGGAACTCTTCATGGGATTTAACAGCTTAAAAGATTATCCTGTATCTGTACCACCTATAAAAGCAGTTCTCAGAGAGTATCAGGACTACGGATACAGATGGCTTAGCTACCTTATAGACAATAAGATAGGCGGATGTCTTGCTGACGATATGGGTCTTGGTAAAACACTCCAGGCGATAGCTTTACTTTCTAGAATATATGAAACACCGAGAAAACCAAGTCTTGTGGCGATGCCGAAAAGTCTTATCTATAACTGGGAAAACGAAATAAAAAAATTTAATCCTGATCTCAATGTGAAAATATATTACGGTAATAACAGAGATGTGAATGACATCAGAGAGTCTCAGATAGTACTTACAACCTACGGGACAGTAAGAAATGATATAAAAACATTGAAAGAGATGGCGTTTGAGCTTGTCATCCTAGATGAGTCTCAGAATATAAAAAATATAAATTCCCAGACCACCAAGGCAGTTATGCTTCTCAATTCTGAAAACAGGGTTGCTCTTTCTGGAACTCCTGTGGAGAATAACCTCGGAGAACTTTATTCACTTTTTAGATTTTTGAATCCCACCATGTTTGGAAGTATAGATGAGTTCAACTCTTTTTATGCAAACCCTATACAAAGGGACAACGATATGGAAGTCGTAGAGGAATTGAGGAAAAAAATATATCCATTTATACTGAGAAGAACTAAAAAAGAGGTCTTGAAAGACCTTCCCGATAAGATAGAAAAGGTACACTTTGTAGAGATGAATGATGAACAAAAGAAGATCTATGATGAAAGAAGACTTTTCTATTATGATCTGATACACAATCAGATAAAAGAGCATGGTATAGGTAAGAGTCAGATATTTATTTTGCAGGCTCTAAATGAACTGAGACAGCTTGCAAGCTGTCCGGAGATGAAGACAGATGGCTTGGTTTCATCTACCAAAAGGGAGATACTCATAGAAAATATAAGAGAGGCTGTGGATAACGGGCATAAAATACTTATATTCACAAACTTTATAAGATCCATAGAAAATATATGTGAGGATCTGGAAAAACACAATATAAAACATCTTTATATGACTGGAGCCACAAAGGACAGGCAGTCTCTTGTGGAGAAGTTTCAGAATGATAAAAAGTGCAAGGTCTTTGTAATGACCCTCAAAACAGGGGGAGTCGGTCTTAACCTGACAGCTGCAGACACCATATTTATATATGACCCTTGGTGGAATAAGACAGCAGAGGACCAGGCCGTAGACAGGTCCCACAGAATGGGGCAGGACAGAACGGTATTCTCATATAAACTTATAACCAAAGGCACTATAGAGGAAAAAATACTGAAACTACAGGAAGAGAAGAGTCGTCTTTTTGAAAAATTGATATCTAGCGACAGTGCCTCAGTAAAATCTCTTACTGAAAAGGATATTGAGTATATCTTGAGTGAGTAG
- a CDS encoding Cof-type HAD-IIB family hydrolase codes for MKYKAVVLDMDGTLLNSKLEIDEKTAEALKKFRCTGGKVYIATGRTYLSLKPYYDILGLDTPVIAYNGAKVVSCFGDSILEYPMEGDLVKYFIDLSRRTGIHLNLYQNEKWLVESPFNKESEIYEEISGLSPEEADFENLEEYFSTKVLFIAEKEKLDQLRDEILLDLDGLVHVTASKPFFLEIMKKGVNKGDTLKKLMKSEGINLKEVIAFGDGLNDLEMIKTAGLGVAMGNSYEELKEVADIIAKDNDSNGIGELMSELLEKEEL; via the coding sequence ATGAAATACAAAGCTGTGGTACTAGACATGGACGGGACACTTCTTAATTCGAAACTTGAAATAGATGAAAAAACAGCAGAGGCACTTAAAAAGTTCAGGTGTACAGGGGGGAAGGTTTATATCGCCACAGGAAGAACGTATCTCTCCCTAAAACCTTATTATGATATATTAGGTTTAGATACTCCTGTGATAGCTTATAATGGGGCCAAAGTTGTCTCTTGTTTTGGGGATTCAATTCTTGAATACCCGATGGAGGGTGATTTGGTAAAATATTTTATAGATCTTTCTAGAAGAACAGGAATACATCTCAATCTTTATCAAAATGAAAAATGGCTTGTCGAATCTCCTTTTAATAAGGAAAGTGAAATTTATGAGGAGATATCCGGACTGAGCCCGGAAGAGGCTGACTTTGAAAACCTGGAGGAGTATTTTTCTACAAAGGTTTTGTTTATAGCGGAAAAAGAAAAACTTGATCAGCTGAGAGATGAAATATTACTTGATTTAGATGGCCTGGTTCATGTGACAGCATCAAAGCCTTTTTTTCTAGAAATCATGAAAAAAGGAGTAAATAAAGGCGACACTCTGAAAAAATTAATGAAATCAGAAGGGATAAACCTAAAGGAAGTCATAGCCTTTGGAGACGGACTAAACGACCTTGAAATGATAAAAACAGCCGGTCTAGGGGTGGCCATGGGTAACTCATATGAGGAACTTAAAGAAGTCGCTGACATTATAGCAAAAGACAATGACTCTAATGGGATAGGAGAACTCATGTCAGAGCTTTTGGAAAAAGAGGAGTTATAG
- the era gene encoding GTPase Era, with protein sequence MKSGFIAVVGRPNVGKSTLTNKLVNEKVAIVSDKAGTTRDSIKGILNHGGNQYIFIDTPGIHKPKHLLGEHMTNVAVRSLKEVEVIMFVLDGSQEISTGDKYVMDRILEAKETPRILIINKIDKMSDEEIKLKKAEIEEKLGTFDRIVELSAEYSIGMYRVIEAIDPFLEEGVMYYPEDMYTDMPTYKVICEIVREKILTRTRDEIPHSIAIEITNVERRPNGKDKYDINIYVERNSQKGIIIGNRGEMLKEVGTEARKDIEELLGKKIYLDLWVKVKEKWRKKKPFLKEMGYYMEEE encoded by the coding sequence ATGAAATCGGGATTTATAGCAGTAGTAGGAAGACCTAATGTTGGAAAGTCTACATTGACAAATAAACTAGTAAATGAAAAGGTAGCCATAGTATCTGATAAAGCTGGAACTACGAGAGATTCAATAAAGGGAATATTAAACCATGGTGGAAATCAGTATATATTCATCGATACCCCGGGGATACATAAGCCCAAACATCTTTTGGGAGAGCATATGACCAATGTGGCTGTACGGTCGCTGAAAGAGGTAGAAGTCATAATGTTTGTCCTAGACGGAAGTCAGGAGATAAGCACAGGGGACAAATATGTAATGGACAGAATTTTAGAAGCCAAGGAAACTCCTAGAATACTTATCATTAATAAAATTGATAAGATGAGTGATGAAGAGATAAAATTGAAAAAAGCTGAGATCGAAGAAAAACTGGGAACATTTGACAGAATTGTAGAACTTTCTGCTGAATATTCAATAGGGATGTACAGGGTCATAGAGGCCATCGATCCTTTTCTAGAAGAGGGGGTAATGTATTATCCTGAAGATATGTACACAGATATGCCAACTTATAAGGTCATATGTGAGATTGTGAGGGAAAAAATACTGACTAGGACAAGAGATGAGATACCTCATTCCATAGCCATAGAGATAACAAATGTGGAGAGAAGACCTAATGGAAAAGATAAATATGACATAAATATCTATGTGGAGAGAAATTCTCAAAAAGGAATAATAATAGGAAACAGAGGAGAGATGTTAAAAGAGGTAGGAACAGAAGCTAGAAAAGATATCGAGGAGCTTTTGGGGAAAAAAATATACCTCGACCTGTGGGTAAAAGTAAAAGAAAAATGGAGAAAGAAAAAACCTTTCCTTAAAGAGATGGGTTATTATATGGAAGAGGAATAA
- a CDS encoding tyrosine-type recombinase/integrase encodes MRELLIEFLAFIKDKKGFSESSIEAYRKDLGDFTLFLMGKDYIAVEDLDVMSFIETMKKEYSENSIYRKLVSLRAFYKYLYKKGLVEKLPTEGLKPVKPTIQMPETLEWEEVKRIMDQCGSQAKGKRDKLVIELLLQSGLLISEVLEIKISDLLSTDYKKIKYVKNNRLHFIEIGNELSEKIKSFVGEDREKVVSEEEDFLFQGVTRQNFGARFKKYGQKAGISQNVYPSMLRNTLAKKYLDSGIDDVKDKMHLEKLEGTGIYITRNLDKIRELYMEIAIGDK; translated from the coding sequence ATGAGGGAATTATTGATAGAGTTTCTAGCATTTATAAAAGATAAAAAAGGATTTTCTGAGAGCAGTATAGAGGCTTACAGGAAGGATCTTGGGGACTTTACGCTTTTTTTGATGGGAAAAGACTATATAGCGGTAGAAGATCTAGACGTGATGTCCTTTATAGAAACAATGAAAAAAGAGTATTCTGAAAATAGTATCTACAGAAAGTTGGTTTCCCTTAGAGCCTTCTACAAGTATCTGTATAAAAAAGGTCTTGTGGAAAAACTTCCCACAGAGGGGCTAAAACCTGTGAAACCCACAATACAGATGCCTGAAACACTGGAATGGGAAGAAGTGAAAAGGATAATGGACCAGTGTGGAAGCCAGGCTAAGGGAAAAAGGGACAAATTGGTCATAGAACTATTACTGCAGAGTGGACTTCTTATATCAGAAGTTTTAGAGATAAAAATAAGTGACTTACTATCCACTGACTATAAGAAAATAAAGTATGTAAAGAACAACAGACTTCATTTTATAGAGATAGGAAATGAACTTTCTGAAAAGATAAAATCTTTTGTTGGGGAAGATAGGGAAAAAGTCGTGAGTGAGGAAGAGGATTTTCTTTTTCAGGGAGTGACCAGACAGAATTTTGGTGCGAGATTTAAGAAATATGGTCAGAAGGCTGGGATATCTCAAAATGTGTATCCAAGTATGCTGAGAAATACCTTGGCAAAAAAATACTTAGACAGTGGTATAGATGATGTCAAAGATAAGATGCATCTTGAAAAGCTTGAAGGAACTGGGATATACATTACAAGAAACTTAGATAAAATAAGAGAACTATATATGGAAATCGCAATAGGCGATAAATAG
- the recN gene encoding DNA repair protein RecN — protein sequence MLRELRIENLAIIEELELEFGDGLITLTGETGAGKSIILSGINLLIGEKANVEMLRDGEEYLLAEGVFETSDYQTEELKELGIEVEEGELIVRRELDKNGRGKAFVNGKRVPVSSLKQIMGTLVDLVGQHSHQMLLNKNNHIKLLDKFLGEESQEIRSKLEETVERYGKINRKIFEIEEIKKEIQEKKDFYEFQLSEINTLSLRPGEDEELEDEYKKLFNSGKIKENLINSYTLLKDGEHNAMSFIYNSKKFLESVSKYGKEFEEAQEKLEKIYYDLEDVVYIIENLEEDTDTDEFRLNELVDRLDKINSLKKKYGFTIEEILGYRDDLQKKLDTLHESNFEEKKLIKERDQLIAVYKKYAGKLSAARKESAALIESRMEDELKYLNMKDSMFEISFGLIEGMGRNGSDQVEFLITTNKGQSLKPLSKIASGGEVSRIMLALKSIFSVVDNVPILVFDEIDTGVGGETVRKIASKLKNIGGNSQVVCITHSPAIASKATQQFYIEKKTLADKTVTTVRELDYNGRIEEIGRMLAGENITEAVLKHAKEILDEI from the coding sequence ATGTTGAGGGAACTGAGGATAGAAAACCTTGCTATAATAGAGGAACTTGAGTTGGAATTCGGAGATGGGCTCATAACCCTGACCGGAGAAACTGGTGCGGGAAAATCGATAATACTCAGCGGAATAAATCTGCTTATCGGAGAAAAAGCAAATGTTGAAATGCTTCGAGACGGAGAGGAGTACCTTCTGGCAGAGGGAGTATTTGAGACAAGTGACTACCAAACTGAGGAACTGAAAGAACTGGGTATAGAGGTAGAAGAGGGTGAGCTCATAGTAAGGAGGGAGCTTGATAAAAACGGAAGAGGAAAAGCCTTCGTCAACGGGAAAAGAGTCCCTGTATCAAGCCTGAAGCAGATAATGGGGACCCTTGTAGACCTAGTGGGTCAGCATTCACATCAGATGCTTTTAAATAAAAATAATCATATAAAACTTTTGGATAAATTTCTTGGTGAGGAGTCACAGGAGATCAGGTCAAAGCTCGAGGAGACAGTCGAGCGATACGGGAAAATAAACAGAAAGATCTTTGAAATTGAAGAGATAAAAAAAGAGATACAAGAGAAAAAGGATTTTTATGAATTTCAGCTGAGTGAGATAAATACACTCTCCCTAAGACCAGGGGAAGACGAGGAACTAGAAGATGAGTATAAGAAACTTTTTAATTCTGGTAAAATAAAAGAAAATCTTATAAACTCCTATACCCTTTTAAAAGACGGTGAGCATAATGCCATGTCCTTTATTTATAACTCTAAGAAATTCCTGGAATCTGTGTCAAAATACGGGAAGGAGTTTGAAGAGGCCCAGGAAAAACTGGAAAAAATATATTATGATTTAGAAGATGTGGTCTATATAATAGAAAACTTAGAAGAGGATACAGATACTGATGAGTTTAGGCTAAATGAACTTGTAGACAGGCTAGACAAAATAAATTCCCTGAAAAAAAAGTACGGATTTACAATAGAGGAGATCCTAGGCTACAGAGATGACCTTCAGAAAAAATTGGATACACTTCATGAGAGTAACTTTGAAGAGAAAAAACTAATCAAAGAGCGTGACCAGCTGATAGCTGTATACAAAAAATATGCTGGAAAACTAAGTGCAGCCAGAAAAGAAAGCGCAGCTCTTATAGAGAGCAGGATGGAGGACGAGCTTAAATACCTTAATATGAAGGACAGCATGTTTGAAATATCCTTTGGACTTATAGAAGGGATGGGGAGAAACGGTTCTGACCAGGTGGAGTTTCTCATCACCACCAACAAGGGACAGAGTCTTAAACCACTGTCTAAAATAGCATCTGGAGGAGAGGTAAGCCGGATCATGCTGGCTTTAAAATCTATATTCTCAGTGGTGGATAATGTTCCTATCCTTGTATTTGACGAGATAGATACAGGTGTAGGAGGAGAAACGGTGAGGAAAATCGCCAGTAAGTTAAAAAATATTGGCGGGAATTCTCAGGTGGTGTGTATAACTCACTCTCCTGCAATAGCATCTAAGGCCACTCAGCAGTTTTACATAGAGAAGAAGACTCTGGCAGATAAAACTGTCACAACTGTGAGGGAGCTAGATTATAATGGGCGTATAGAGGAGATAGGAAGAATGCTTGCAGGAGAAAATATAACAGAAGCAGTTTTAAAGCATGCCAAAGAAATTTTGGATGAGATTTAG
- a CDS encoding NAD(+)/NADH kinase translates to MKKVCLIYNRDKVEALEFYRKTKKYFMDNGLEIYSLEDAWQCDFAVVIGGDGTLLKAAKELIEKPEIFVIAVNMGSLGFITEIKEQEAFDTYDRVLDGYYQLEKRRVLEIRLGGRLFHALNEVVISKGGMLTKLVRIGVYSNGEYVNTYRADGVIVATPTGSTAYSLSAGGPIIKPNIKAMLITPIAPHNLSTRPVVVDGDEELEFIIEDLERVGYLTVDGEKSFKISYGEKVRVRYSDKTLKLVLPENRDYYGVLREKLKWGDRLC, encoded by the coding sequence ATGAAAAAAGTATGCTTGATATACAACAGGGATAAGGTGGAAGCCCTTGAATTTTACAGGAAGACAAAAAAATACTTTATGGATAACGGACTGGAGATCTACTCCTTAGAAGATGCATGGCAGTGTGATTTTGCAGTGGTTATAGGAGGAGACGGAACCCTCCTAAAAGCTGCCAAAGAATTGATAGAAAAACCAGAGATTTTTGTAATAGCCGTAAATATGGGGAGTCTGGGTTTTATAACAGAGATAAAGGAGCAGGAAGCCTTTGACACCTATGACAGGGTTTTAGATGGATATTACCAGCTTGAAAAAAGAAGAGTTCTTGAAATAAGGCTGGGTGGCAGGCTTTTTCATGCCTTAAATGAGGTGGTGATCTCAAAGGGAGGGATGCTCACAAAGCTGGTTAGAATAGGTGTGTACTCTAACGGTGAATATGTAAATACCTACAGGGCCGACGGAGTGATAGTAGCCACTCCTACGGGATCTACGGCCTATTCTCTTTCCGCAGGAGGACCCATAATAAAGCCTAATATCAAGGCTATGCTCATAACCCCTATTGCCCCTCATAACCTAAGCACAAGGCCGGTGGTGGTAGACGGAGACGAAGAACTGGAATTTATAATAGAAGACTTGGAAAGAGTCGGCTATCTCACGGTGGACGGAGAAAAGTCATTTAAAATATCATACGGGGAGAAGGTAAGAGTCAGGTATTCAGATAAGACCCTGAAACTGGTTCTTCCTGAAAACAGAGATTATTATGGAGTTTTGAGAGAAAAACTTAAGTGGGGCGATAGATTATGTTGA
- a CDS encoding peptidoglycan DD-metalloendopeptidase family protein translates to MKKWVVFFFIISSLSYGDQLSDMKKKMGDIEKGIKKSSKEIKVIGQSRELTKKQINELENELKKIESEKKELLIKISSLSKKIDYSRRNLNFSSKELKIKNREYNAKLEAWNRVKKNKTEKNYVQSNKRNFKELLYSDLESLEHIRVVQKDIDLVKNDIETDRREQTRLKNVLAQKESQGERKKREKDSLIAQLNRKEIYHKKNISTLEIKKKNIEKEIERIIIERARQVKNIDISTAKSKIGKMKKPLNGRYAVTFGQKKQGNVTSSGIEIASSLGSRVEASASGKVIYAGKFQGLGKVVMVDYGYNMIGIYGNLISHYVEVGDIVRGGQDIGILGMSTDGTPNLYYELRFNLKAINPLLMF, encoded by the coding sequence GTGAAAAAATGGGTAGTTTTTTTCTTTATAATCTCATCACTTTCATATGGGGACCAGCTTTCTGATATGAAAAAAAAGATGGGGGACATAGAGAAGGGGATAAAAAAAAGCAGCAAGGAGATAAAGGTAATAGGCCAAAGCAGAGAACTCACAAAAAAACAGATAAATGAATTGGAAAATGAATTAAAAAAGATCGAAAGTGAAAAAAAAGAGCTTTTGATTAAAATATCCAGTTTGTCCAAAAAAATAGATTATAGTAGAAGAAATTTAAATTTCAGTTCGAAAGAGCTGAAGATAAAAAACAGAGAATACAATGCCAAACTAGAGGCCTGGAACAGGGTGAAAAAAAACAAAACAGAGAAAAATTATGTCCAAAGTAACAAAAGGAACTTCAAAGAGCTCTTGTATTCTGATCTTGAATCCCTAGAACATATAAGGGTAGTACAAAAAGATATTGATCTGGTAAAAAATGATATAGAGACAGATAGAAGAGAACAAACCAGACTTAAAAATGTCCTGGCACAAAAAGAGAGCCAAGGGGAAAGGAAAAAAAGAGAAAAAGACTCTCTTATTGCTCAGCTTAACAGAAAAGAGATATATCATAAAAAAAACATCTCAACTCTTGAGATCAAGAAGAAAAATATAGAAAAAGAGATAGAAAGAATAATAATAGAGAGAGCAAGACAGGTAAAAAATATAGATATTTCGACTGCAAAATCAAAAATAGGTAAGATGAAAAAACCTTTAAATGGGAGATATGCAGTTACTTTTGGACAGAAAAAACAAGGGAATGTCACAAGCAGTGGTATAGAGATAGCTTCTAGCCTGGGAAGCAGAGTAGAGGCGTCAGCATCTGGAAAGGTTATCTATGCCGGGAAATTCCAGGGTCTAGGAAAAGTAGTAATGGTTGATTATGGATATAATATGATAGGAATCTATGGAAATCTAATAAGCCATTATGTAGAAGTAGGAGACATAGTCCGGGGAGGTCAGGACATCGGAATACTAGGAATGTCCACAGACGGAACCCCTAACCTTTACTATGAACTGAGATTTAACCTAAAGGCTATAAATCCCTTGCTTATGTTTTGA
- a CDS encoding permease-like cell division protein FtsX, translated as MFNWLKMFLNELDEIIDRDFRCYRMNFFTLISAFIVLNAVGGVILNLHQNTENLKDNYKVRVYLKGNLDEKSLNEFEGKLLELPEVRHMKYESKEVELRELEDDLGIRLPKGNNPLSDSISITFDGYDKLELLRQNLDKEESFIKEAYVDNEQLENLNKRIAKNQTFIRYFFLGAFLPIVLIIFGLLHTNIVKHSRDISAKIYMGDNKKNVLKPYYFISDAIFTGAAFIGTLIFLNLYEVFRKEFINYDRDYILSSTEQMLVLALVTILVIICIFPFISRKIYRVKGDNQ; from the coding sequence ATGTTTAACTGGTTAAAAATGTTTTTAAATGAATTAGATGAGATAATAGATAGAGATTTTAGATGTTATAGAATGAATTTTTTTACTCTTATTTCTGCCTTTATAGTTTTGAATGCAGTGGGGGGAGTTATTTTAAACCTACATCAGAATACCGAAAATTTAAAAGATAATTATAAAGTAAGGGTATACCTCAAGGGAAATCTAGACGAAAAATCCCTCAATGAGTTTGAGGGGAAACTACTTGAGCTGCCAGAAGTGAGACATATGAAATATGAATCTAAAGAGGTTGAGCTAAGAGAGTTAGAAGATGATCTAGGAATAAGGCTTCCTAAGGGAAACAACCCCCTTTCTGACAGTATATCAATTACCTTTGACGGCTATGACAAACTAGAATTGTTAAGGCAAAATCTAGATAAAGAAGAGAGTTTTATAAAAGAAGCATATGTAGACAATGAACAGCTAGAAAACCTGAATAAAAGAATAGCCAAAAATCAAACCTTTATAAGGTATTTTTTCCTAGGGGCTTTTTTACCTATAGTTTTAATAATATTTGGTCTTCTCCATACAAATATAGTGAAACACAGCAGGGATATAAGTGCAAAGATCTACATGGGGGATAATAAAAAAAATGTTCTTAAACCCTATTATTTTATAAGTGATGCTATATTTACAGGGGCCGCCTTTATAGGAACGCTTATATTTCTAAATCTTTATGAGGTTTTCAGAAAAGAGTTTATAAACTATGACAGAGACTATATACTAAGCAGTACAGAACAGATGCTTGTTTTAGCCCTTGTGACTATTCTTGTAATTATCTGCATATTTCCGTTTATTTCAAGAAAAATATATAGAGTTAAAGGTGATAACCAGTGA
- a CDS encoding ATP-binding cassette domain-containing protein translates to MVKFVNVNLNGKTEVNLELNKCEFSYLSYKNKDEKNLFLQILTKVALPKKGAIIIGGEDFTSSKRGWKIIMRKFGITYYDYKFISYKTIIENLEYYLNLRGYTDEETKKLSLEVLEFFNLTHKRDDFVESLTQEEKHYFSLARALSSEPSYLVMDEFHRGLDEQKIKKVFLLLEELCENGLGIMYITNDNIILKKYPKKLNMLGEGVIKNV, encoded by the coding sequence TTGGTTAAATTTGTAAACGTAAATTTAAATGGAAAAACTGAAGTTAACCTAGAATTAAATAAATGTGAATTCTCTTATCTTTCCTATAAAAATAAAGATGAGAAAAATTTATTTTTACAAATACTGACTAAAGTCGCTCTTCCTAAAAAAGGGGCCATAATAATTGGAGGGGAAGATTTTACATCTTCTAAGAGAGGATGGAAAATTATTATGAGAAAATTTGGGATAACTTATTATGACTATAAATTTATAAGTTATAAAACTATTATTGAAAATTTGGAATATTACCTTAATTTGAGGGGATATACCGATGAAGAGACGAAAAAACTGTCATTAGAAGTCTTGGAATTTTTTAACCTTACACACAAAAGAGACGATTTTGTAGAAAGTCTTACTCAGGAGGAGAAGCACTATTTTAGTCTAGCAAGAGCATTGTCTTCAGAACCTTCTTATCTTGTGATGGATGAGTTTCACAGGGGGCTGGATGAACAAAAGATAAAAAAAGTATTTTTACTTTTAGAAGAGCTCTGTGAAAACGGCTTAGGAATAATGTATATCACAAATGACAATATTATTTTGAAAAAATATCCAAAAAAATTAAATATGCTTGGAGAGGGTGTTATTAAAAATGTTTAA